Proteins co-encoded in one Spiroplasma gladiatoris genomic window:
- the uvrC gene encoding excinuclease ABC subunit UvrC: protein MSVENQLKTLPEKPGCYMYFNKNNKVIYVGKAKNLKKRVSSYFNKAHDVKTTKLVRDIVKLETIITLNEKESLLLEQNLIKKYKPRYNIVLNDDKNYPYIAITNEKDPEYIYIRNYNSKNKESFGPFPDGSSARKILRTLERIYPLRRCKGNIGHPCTYFHIEQCSGACFQEVEKSFYDKQIKKIKDFFDGKSNDVQEILENKMYQAAENLQFEEAQRIKEIIEHLKFTTEKQDVDLSDNINRDVFNYFEFENYICFTVLFYRSGKLSLKNNEVIKNEGQDINDLFKSYILQIYSKNLVPNFLGVPKTINVDDLKLFFQKTILNEEDFTTNRLLDLAKENAREYLFQKLHYSDQNSITKEEVLQKLQSLIKLDKFPYHIEMYDVANMLNEYVTGAMIVFKNGVVSKNDFRKYNIEIEEKGDFNRMEEMLYRRYKKDLEFPEKWADLIIMDGGIIQVHAAKKALAKLSIDIPIIGLVKNDKHKTEYILDTNENKLDIEKNFEVFKLLENFQLRVHNYAISGFRKRQSKGILKEEILSSVKGMGEIKVKNMYEKFKSIENMKKLSIKEIDEVVKNKTTSQELFEFLKSVK from the coding sequence ATGAGTGTTGAAAACCAATTAAAGACATTACCTGAAAAACCTGGTTGTTATATGTATTTTAATAAAAATAATAAAGTTATATATGTTGGTAAAGCTAAAAATTTAAAAAAAAGAGTTAGCTCATATTTTAATAAAGCTCATGATGTAAAAACAACAAAATTAGTTAGAGACATTGTTAAACTTGAAACAATAATTACGTTGAATGAAAAAGAATCACTTTTATTAGAACAAAACTTAATAAAAAAATATAAACCAAGATATAATATTGTTTTAAATGATGATAAAAATTATCCTTACATCGCTATAACAAATGAAAAAGATCCAGAATATATTTATATAAGAAACTATAATTCTAAAAATAAAGAATCTTTTGGTCCTTTTCCTGATGGTAGTAGTGCTAGAAAAATATTAAGAACACTTGAAAGGATTTATCCTTTAAGAAGGTGTAAAGGAAACATTGGACATCCTTGTACATATTTTCATATAGAACAATGTAGTGGCGCTTGTTTTCAAGAAGTTGAAAAAAGTTTTTATGATAAACAAATAAAAAAAATTAAGGATTTTTTTGATGGCAAATCTAATGATGTTCAAGAAATTTTAGAAAATAAAATGTATCAAGCAGCTGAAAATTTACAATTTGAAGAAGCGCAGAGAATTAAAGAGATAATAGAACACTTAAAATTTACAACAGAAAAACAAGATGTTGATTTAAGCGATAATATCAACAGAGATGTATTTAATTATTTTGAATTTGAAAATTATATTTGTTTTACAGTTTTATTTTATAGAAGTGGGAAATTATCTTTAAAAAATAATGAAGTTATAAAAAATGAAGGCCAAGATATAAATGATTTGTTTAAAAGTTATATATTACAAATCTATTCAAAAAATTTAGTACCTAATTTTTTAGGTGTGCCAAAAACAATTAATGTTGATGATTTAAAATTATTTTTTCAAAAAACAATTTTAAATGAAGAAGATTTTACAACAAATCGTCTTTTAGATTTAGCAAAAGAAAATGCTAGGGAATATTTATTTCAAAAACTTCATTATTCAGATCAAAATTCAATTACCAAAGAAGAAGTACTTCAAAAATTACAAAGTTTAATTAAACTTGATAAGTTTCCTTATCATATTGAAATGTATGATGTTGCAAATATGTTAAATGAATATGTAACAGGAGCTATGATTGTATTTAAAAATGGAGTAGTTAGTAAAAATGACTTTAGAAAATATAATATTGAAATTGAAGAAAAAGGTGATTTTAATAGAATGGAAGAAATGTTGTATAGAAGATATAAAAAAGATTTAGAATTTCCAGAAAAATGAGCTGATTTAATTATTATGGATGGAGGGATTATTCAAGTTCATGCTGCAAAAAAAGCTTTAGCAAAATTAAGTATTGATATTCCAATTATAGGTTTAGTTAAAAATGATAAACACAAAACAGAATATATTTTAGATACAAATGAAAATAAATTAGATATTGAAAAAAATTTTGAGGTTTTTAAACTATTAGAAAACTTTCAGTTAAGAGTTCATAATTATGCAATTAGTGGTTTTAGAAAAAGACAGTCTAAAGGAATTTTAAAAGAAGAAATCTTGTCTTCTGTAAAAGGGATGGGAGAAATTAAAGTTAAAAATATGTATGAAAAGTTTAAATCAATTGAAAATATGAAAAAATTAAGTATTAAAGAAATTGATGAAGTTGTTAAAAATAAAACAACTTCTCAAGAATTATTTGAGTTTTTAAAAAGTGTAAAATAA
- a CDS encoding MATE family efflux transporter, whose translation MKEKNIAKKNQKFVIEPFDKLKTPVYKIANPKEIFGMAIPIFIQLLFTILISQINLIAINNYMGGAYAEGTSKAILAYNTLQFVPSLIATGTIIVSGNLIGQGRKQEVSRVIVTGLFVNLAIMIPIFIFVTILSDTIVGWVGASSSEPILSLDDKSVLESTELKYVSDYYRYSNINLLMMSVYQVFVSGLQAFKKSKVVTIGTMLANIIDLCLISIMLYATKVDPVYSAFVLPITGLFQIIFMMIMCLKFIDFKVNKKKQFSLSYAKETLKTGLPITIEMGVWNICNFGTSVVIGQLHEGTGNHWIILHRNANSIGQYSSAFIQAIGTVTAVFVSRKIGEKDKQGAYEIALECWKAAIFVTIISNLIMIAISYPLLLILNSKDTAIPWGVSLLTIFAIKILFDTVNMTLLRALWSVGDLWYPILVSFITMGLGMVALPFIFVKGFKITEGLGILCVYGGVIVDPLLRSIIYVHRWLKGKWQKYIHIVE comes from the coding sequence ATGAAAGAGAAAAATATAGCGAAAAAAAATCAAAAGTTTGTTATTGAACCTTTTGATAAATTAAAAACACCAGTTTACAAAATAGCTAATCCTAAAGAAATTTTTGGTATGGCTATACCAATATTTATTCAACTTTTATTTACAATTTTAATATCACAAATTAATTTAATAGCAATTAATAATTATATGGGAGGAGCTTATGCAGAAGGAACTTCAAAAGCTATTTTAGCCTATAACACTTTACAATTTGTTCCAAGTTTAATTGCTACTGGTACAATTATTGTTTCAGGAAACTTAATTGGTCAAGGAAGAAAACAAGAAGTTTCAAGAGTAATTGTTACAGGACTTTTTGTTAATTTAGCAATAATGATACCAATTTTTATATTTGTAACAATACTTAGCGATACAATTGTTGGGTGGGTTGGTGCATCAAGTTCAGAACCAATTTTAAGTCTTGATGATAAAAGTGTTTTAGAATCAACAGAATTAAAGTATGTTTCAGATTATTATCGTTATTCAAATATAAATTTATTAATGATGTCTGTTTATCAAGTTTTTGTTTCTGGTTTGCAAGCGTTTAAAAAAAGTAAAGTTGTAACAATAGGGACTATGCTTGCAAACATTATTGATCTTTGTTTAATCTCAATAATGTTATACGCAACAAAAGTTGATCCTGTTTATAGTGCATTTGTTCTTCCTATAACAGGTCTATTTCAAATTATATTTATGATGATAATGTGTTTAAAATTTATCGATTTTAAAGTTAACAAGAAAAAACAATTTAGTTTATCTTATGCAAAAGAAACTTTAAAAACTGGACTACCAATTACTATTGAAATGGGTGTTTGAAACATTTGTAATTTTGGAACCTCAGTAGTAATTGGTCAACTTCACGAAGGAACGGGAAATCATTGAATTATTTTACATAGAAATGCAAATAGTATTGGTCAATACTCTTCTGCATTTATTCAAGCAATTGGAACTGTTACAGCAGTATTTGTTTCAAGAAAAATTGGAGAAAAAGACAAACAAGGTGCTTATGAAATTGCTTTAGAATGTTGAAAAGCAGCAATTTTTGTAACAATTATTTCTAATTTAATAATGATAGCAATAAGCTATCCGTTATTATTAATTTTAAACTCCAAAGATACTGCCATTCCATGAGGAGTTTCGTTACTAACTATTTTTGCCATAAAAATTCTTTTTGATACTGTAAATATGACTTTATTAAGGGCTTTATGAAGTGTTGGAGACTTATGATATCCAATATTAGTATCGTTTATAACTATGGGTTTAGGAATGGTTGCTCTACCCTTCATATTTGTAAAAGGTTTTAAAATAACAGAAGGTCTTGGAATTTTATGTGTTTATGGTGGAGTTATTGTCGACCCATTGCTTAGATCTATTATTTATGTTCATAGATGATTAAAAGGAAAGTGACAAAAATATATTCATATAGTAGAATAA
- the greA gene encoding transcription elongation factor GreA, producing the protein MDKEIMLTEEGLEEVKQELDHLINNVRPEVIAELVEARAQGDLSENADYDAARNRQAEVEARIKELETMISRAKIITSDKKTSEVKIGNTVVFKNVKTNKEMEIKIVGAIEADPFEGKVSNESPLAKAILGRKVKDIMEVRELKEPYKIEILSIK; encoded by the coding sequence ATGGATAAAGAAATAATGTTAACTGAAGAAGGTCTTGAAGAAGTAAAACAAGAACTTGATCATTTAATAAATAATGTAAGACCTGAGGTTATTGCTGAATTAGTTGAAGCTCGTGCTCAAGGTGACTTGTCAGAAAATGCTGATTATGATGCAGCAAGAAACAGACAAGCAGAAGTAGAAGCAAGAATTAAAGAACTTGAAACAATGATTTCAAGAGCAAAAATTATTACAAGTGATAAAAAAACATCAGAAGTAAAAATTGGAAATACTGTTGTGTTTAAAAATGTTAAAACTAATAAAGAAATGGAAATTAAAATAGTTGGTGCTATAGAAGCAGATCCGTTTGAAGGGAAAGTTTCAAACGAATCACCTTTAGCTAAAGCAATATTAGGAAGAAAAGTAAAAGATATTATGGAAGTTAGGGAATTGAAAGAACCTTATAAAATAGAAATTTTATCTATTAAATAA
- a CDS encoding DUF308 domain-containing protein: MNVDGKEFLVNKTNDIVDNNPKLISIIKEISKYKKYALISLVIGLFFVILGPVAAVYFYSTWQVSKSFLWLLLIVFAIIIVVLGVCALAIYMSFNRKAKNQKLDQAVTDILYENKSIQSVYGEFYYKFIDDEKTDNFEIKIVRRIPKVEVYESSYKNWLSKRVLAINNNTQNSFHFTYKDKKVSFFIKNPKKFIEYYYSTDSKGNTTRHEKINFISNAAVFMENTKFDESYNGLRVVQEKDPKKGLFQTDSIEFNKRFYINANDNDLRAAKFLSPRLIEKLSSIEVQNIYSVGIENEIYADWFQVKKNSYVHDVCAFDTHSVYSIASFKKMLIDKITQDFYLFEHLFNCVRAVY; this comes from the coding sequence ATGAATGTGGATGGTAAGGAATTTTTAGTAAATAAAACCAATGATATTGTTGATAATAATCCTAAACTTATTTCGATAATTAAAGAAATAAGTAAATATAAAAAATACGCTTTGATTTCTCTTGTTATAGGATTATTTTTTGTCATTTTAGGACCGGTTGCAGCTGTCTATTTTTATTCGACATGACAAGTGTCTAAAAGTTTTCTTTGATTATTGCTTATTGTATTTGCGATTATTATTGTTGTTTTAGGAGTCTGTGCTTTAGCTATATATATGAGTTTTAATAGAAAAGCAAAAAATCAAAAATTAGATCAAGCTGTAACTGATATTTTGTATGAGAATAAATCAATACAAAGTGTTTATGGAGAGTTTTATTACAAATTTATTGATGATGAAAAAACCGATAATTTTGAAATAAAAATTGTTAGAAGAATTCCTAAAGTTGAAGTTTATGAGAGTAGTTATAAAAATTGATTATCTAAAAGAGTTTTAGCTATCAATAACAATACACAAAATTCTTTTCATTTTACTTACAAAGATAAGAAAGTAAGTTTTTTTATTAAAAATCCTAAAAAATTTATTGAATATTATTATTCAACAGATTCAAAAGGAAATACAACTCGTCACGAAAAAATAAATTTTATTTCAAATGCAGCTGTTTTTATGGAAAATACAAAATTTGATGAAAGTTACAATGGATTAAGAGTTGTTCAAGAAAAAGATCCAAAAAAAGGTTTATTTCAAACCGACTCAATTGAATTTAATAAAAGATTTTACATTAATGCAAACGATAACGATTTAAGAGCGGCTAAATTTTTATCTCCAAGGTTGATAGAAAAACTTTCTTCTATTGAAGTACAAAATATTTATTCGGTTGGTATTGAAAATGAAATTTATGCTGATTGATTTCAAGTTAAAAAAAATAGTTATGTTCATGACGTTTGTGCTTTTGACACACACTCAGTTTATAGTATTGCATCATTTAAAAAAATGTTAATTGATAAAATTACACAAGATTTTTACTTATTTGAACATTTATTTAATTGTGTTAGAGCAGTTTACTAA
- a CDS encoding MurR/RpiR family transcriptional regulator has translation MNSQNLISKIKKITNNNDGTIRFIIAKYLIENLEMVNSINITQLSKECNCSKSSIVKFCKELNLTGLKELIRVITWEYEIYKTFEINKQEVLKNDYSYFELIINNLEFLKSKINTFKDVANKIKNTKGKIFLFGKGPNIHIAEIFNNYLLKIGYSSMSSTDFDVQVWLAKTVKENDLCFIFTYSGLTQEISDIFDIIKANKAITIVLTANSNSQIYNQSDYKFLIRNNEEIFKSQRSSLITFNFIIMQILNLLNLN, from the coding sequence ATGAACAGTCAAAACCTAATATCAAAAATCAAAAAAATTACAAATAATAATGATGGAACAATAAGATTTATAATCGCTAAATATTTAATAGAAAATCTTGAAATGGTTAACTCTATAAATATTACACAACTTTCAAAAGAATGTAATTGTAGTAAATCAAGTATTGTAAAATTTTGTAAAGAATTAAACCTAACAGGACTTAAAGAACTTATAAGAGTAATTACTTGGGAGTATGAAATATATAAAACTTTTGAAATTAATAAGCAAGAGGTTTTAAAAAATGATTATTCTTACTTTGAACTTATTATAAATAATTTAGAATTTTTAAAAAGTAAAATAAACACCTTTAAAGATGTTGCTAATAAAATAAAAAATACAAAAGGAAAAATATTTTTGTTTGGTAAAGGACCAAATATTCATATTGCTGAAATTTTTAATAATTATTTATTAAAAATTGGCTATAGCTCAATGTCATCAACAGATTTTGATGTACAAGTTTGATTAGCCAAAACCGTTAAAGAAAATGATCTTTGTTTTATTTTTACATATTCTGGTCTAACTCAAGAAATATCAGATATTTTTGACATAATAAAAGCTAATAAAGCAATAACTATTGTTTTAACAGCAAATTCAAATAGTCAAATTTATAATCAAAGTGACTATAAATTTTTAATTAGAAACAATGAAGAAATTTTTAAAAGTCAAAGGAGTTCTTTAATAACTTTTAATTTTATTATTATGCAAATTTTAAATTTATTAAATTTAAACTAG